The following are encoded together in the Lactuca sativa cultivar Salinas chromosome 1, Lsat_Salinas_v11, whole genome shotgun sequence genome:
- the LOC111899135 gene encoding protein phosphatase 2C 7, giving the protein MEEMSPPTSITFNLTNPISENTLANHADFTRVKLLTGTASLLSKNCDIANQETDADEIMSIDDSIDANSASLPIPIAVAIEGMENDQVVAKVISLGKETIEIENETTLTPSLMALVEKNQSKGIKSVFELEYIPLWGLHSVCGKRPEMEDSVAVVPRFMEVPIKMFVGDHVIDGMSSNLTDLTSHFFGVYDGHGGSQVADYCHDRIHLALEEELKLVAQETFNDTLQVQWEKVFTNCFQKVDDEVGGRVSRKTPESESLIPEPVAPETVGSTAVVAVICSSHIIIANCGDSRAVLYRGKEAIALSNDHKPNREDEYARIEAAGGKVIQWNGHRVFGVLAMSRSIGDGYLKPWIIPEPEVTFTARAREDECLVLASDGLWDVMSNEEVCEIARKRILIWHKKNGGTTTDRGTCTGVGPDPAAQAAADYLVMLALQKGTKDNISVIVVDLKTQRKFKTKS; this is encoded by the exons ATGGAAGAAATGTCTCCCCCTACCTCGATTACATTCAACTTAACAAATCCCATTTCCGAAAACACCCTCGCAAATCATGCGGATTTCACTCGGGTCAAACTACTTACTGGAACAGCAAGCTTGTTATCCAAGAATTGTGATATCGCAAATCAAGAAACAGATGCTGATGAAATCATGTCAATTGACGATTCCATTGATGCAAATTCAGCAAGTTTACCGATTCCGATTGCTGTTGCAATCGAGGGAATGGAAAATGATCAAGTAGTAGCGAAAGTAATTAGCTTAGGAAAAGAAACAATAGAAATTGAGAATGAAACTACTCTAACCCCATCTCTAATGGCGCTTGTTGAAAAGAATCAAAGTAAAGGAATCAAAAGTGTTTTTGAATTGGAATACATTCCACTGTGGGGTCTCCATTCCGTTTGTGGTAAAAGACCGGAAATGGAAGATTCCGTTGCGGTTGTTCCTCGTTTCATGGAAGTTCCCATCAAGATGTTTGTCGGGGACCATGTAATTGATGGCATGAGTTCAAATTTGACCGATTTGACCTCCCATTTCTTCGGGGTATACGATGGGCATGGGGGCTCTCAG GTTGCTGATTATTGTCATGACCGTATACATCTTGCTTTAGAGGAGGAACTAAAACTTGTTGCACAAGAAACCTTCAACGACACGTTACAGGTTCAGTGggagaaagtgtttacaaattgTTTCCAAAAGGTTGATGATGAAGTTGGCGGGAGAGTTAGCCGCAAAACCCCGGAATCGGAATCACTAATTCCAGAACCAGTGGCACCGGAAACCGTTGGTTCAACTGCTGTGGTTGCAGTAATTTGTTCTTCACATATTATAATTGCAAACTGTGGTGATTCAAGAGCCGTTCTTTATCGTGGGAAAGAAGCCATTGCTTTATCAAATGATCATAAA ccAAATCGGGAAGATGAATATGCAAGAATTGAGGCGGCTGGTGGGAAAGTCATACAATGGAATGGGCATcgtgtttttggtgttcttgcAATGTCGCGATCTATTG GTGATGGGTATTTGAAACCATGGATAATACccgaaccagaagtcacatttacAGCACGTGCTAGAGAAGATGAGTGCCTTGTTTTAGCTAGTGATGGTTTATGGGATGTGATGTCTAATGAAGAAGTATGTGAAATTGCTAGAAAACGCATTCTTATTTGGCATAAAAAGAATGGTGGGACCACAACTGATAGGGGAACGTGTACGGGTGTGGGACCCGATCCTGCAGCACAAGCAGCAGCCGATTATCTAGTAATGCTTGCTCTCcaaaaaggaaccaaagataACATATCTGTCATTGTTGTAGACTTGAAAACTCAAAGAAAGTTCAAGACTAAATCTTAA